One window of Desulfovibrio subterraneus genomic DNA carries:
- a CDS encoding phosphotransacetylase family protein has product MAAGIYIGSTAGYSGKNMVVMGIGLRLQKEGLNVGYMKPVGAMPEERDGILGDEDAFFVQDILGQDAPANLVTPVVVTQDFKVRAFSGQCDDLMPSIVNGYNTLQQDKDVMVVAGSGSMYSGRYCNVDGIRVVRELNLQAVVIDRLQKELNYDYLVVLKDTLGDNMAGVVLNDIPQNFMNEVDGLIRPFLEKNGVKVLGVIPKDPLMGAIKVGDLAERLGGKVISAQNKSDKVVENFLIGTMQVENFMTHFRKNKNSAIIVGGDRSDVQLVALEGNCPCLVLTGNLYPNDIILTRSEVLNIPIVVVRDDTYTVAKKMEIILSRHKLRDVIKIRQGAQLVSSAIDFNYLKERMGL; this is encoded by the coding sequence ATGGCTGCCGGTATCTACATCGGATCGACAGCCGGATATTCCGGCAAGAACATGGTCGTCATGGGCATCGGGCTTCGCCTTCAGAAGGAAGGTCTGAATGTGGGCTACATGAAGCCAGTGGGCGCCATGCCCGAAGAGCGTGACGGCATTCTCGGCGACGAGGACGCTTTCTTCGTACAGGATATTTTGGGACAGGATGCCCCGGCCAACCTCGTCACCCCAGTGGTGGTGACGCAGGATTTCAAGGTCCGCGCATTCAGCGGACAATGCGACGACCTCATGCCCTCCATCGTGAACGGCTACAACACGTTGCAGCAGGACAAGGACGTCATGGTGGTTGCGGGCTCCGGCAGCATGTACTCCGGCCGCTACTGCAACGTGGACGGCATACGCGTGGTACGCGAGCTGAACCTGCAGGCTGTGGTCATCGACCGTCTGCAAAAAGAGCTCAACTACGATTATCTTGTCGTTCTCAAGGATACGCTCGGTGATAATATGGCGGGCGTGGTGCTGAACGACATTCCTCAGAACTTCATGAACGAGGTGGATGGACTCATCCGCCCGTTCCTCGAAAAGAACGGCGTGAAGGTGCTGGGAGTTATTCCCAAGGACCCGCTCATGGGAGCCATAAAGGTTGGCGATCTGGCCGAACGTCTGGGCGGCAAAGTCATTTCCGCACAGAACAAGTCCGACAAGGTCGTGGAAAACTTCCTCATCGGCACCATGCAGGTCGAGAACTTCATGACCCACTTCCGCAAGAACAAGAACTCCGCCATCATCGTCGGCGGTGACCGTTCGGATGTTCAGCTTGTGGCGCTTGAAGGAAACTGCCCCTGCCTCGTGCTCACGGGCAACCTCTACCCCAACGACATCATCCTCACCCGCTCGGAGGTGCTGAACATTCCCATCGTGGTGGTACGGGACGATACCTACACCGTTGCCAAGAAGATGGAGATCATTCTCTCGCGCCACAAACTGCGCGATGTGATCAAGATCCGTCAGGGAGCACAGCTTGTGAGCTCCGCCATCGACTTCAATTATCTCAAGGAACGCATGGGGCTGTAA
- a CDS encoding flagellar protein FlaG translates to MRLQEIDSGLLHTYGEPGPVRGADPGSNVYATPIDKQASQTRVDETGNGSSDQNTEPASEKDIRQAAEELQKRMEEQGVHLKFEVMHAEDGQIEVEVTDEDRSKVLMRIPPKGVLRINAQGRTAIGNFLNLRS, encoded by the coding sequence ATGAGACTGCAAGAAATTGACAGCGGTCTGCTCCATACCTATGGCGAGCCCGGCCCTGTAAGAGGGGCGGACCCCGGAAGCAACGTTTATGCGACACCGATCGACAAGCAGGCTTCTCAGACACGCGTTGACGAAACCGGGAACGGGAGCAGTGACCAGAACACAGAACCTGCCAGTGAAAAAGACATACGGCAGGCAGCCGAAGAATTGCAGAAGCGCATGGAAGAACAAGGTGTACATCTGAAGTTCGAGGTTATGCACGCCGAAGACGGGCAGATAGAAGTGGAAGTTACAGATGAGGATCGCAGCAAGGTGCTCATGCGCATCCCTCCCAAAGGCGTCCTTCGCATAAATGCTCAGGGCAGGACTGCCATAGGGAATTTTCTCAATCTGCGTTCCTGA
- a CDS encoding TIGR03960 family B12-binding radical SAM protein, with product MRELLSLIPKPTRYLGIEEGAIHKRKDAVNLHLALAFPDMYEVGMSYLGQKILYGIINNREDWWAERVFTPCVDTAAVLREHKVQLATLESDTPLSRLDLVGFHVTHELCYTNIMYMLDLGGIPLRTVDRGDNLDIPIVMAGGGCTLGAEPLAPFMDLMVLGEGEDLMVELLDVLQQCKKEKTTRHEFLRRASRLHGVYVPSFFEFKGKDQPLVPLYEDHTAPARRVIPDMNTATFPVSQPVPFGAVHSRLALEIGRGCTRGCRFCQAGMIYRPARERSVEEIERILHETLTSTGYDELSFLSLSTGDFSALKTLFTRTVDRCSSEQISVSLPSLRVGSIDDDIMARMAGIRRTGATLAPEAGSQRLRDVINKGITEEQLLLHIRKLFQHGWQQVKLYFMIGLPTETYEDLDAIVELCRKVRCAAGYVKRLNVTASISPFVPKAHTPFQWEAQIPLEEIKNRIFYLRDAFKKEKSMRMRWHEPSSSALEGIFSRGDRRLADVVETAYRKGAVFSSWMEHFKLEPYLEALGEHGLTYEEYIAERDVSLPLPWDHIVSGVSKEYLLKERQRAYDMAITDDCRYGSCHLCGTCDVGKRPSLLDRITPETTYQNVLNRTERDQLTHEPETDERGNVIQLQTESSAPPQLAEELGNKAVHYRIWYTKEGPSIFLSQLELQAVFEKVFRRARLPMTFSQGFHPLPLISFGKALPVGVASTAEWVNIYLREHMPAQDLFNAIATAFPKGMHPTRIELLDFRRVQPQAIAEEFELEYCGAPERLEEFKAAFATFADFEIFDWTRETKKGERTVDIRPIFHRIEATDNGYKLTFDWSDLYVSPLKLILAVVPEFGLLDFKLTKTAQHME from the coding sequence ATGCGCGAACTGCTCTCCCTCATCCCCAAACCCACCCGCTATCTGGGAATTGAAGAAGGGGCCATTCACAAGCGAAAAGATGCCGTAAACCTGCATCTGGCCCTCGCCTTTCCTGATATGTACGAAGTGGGCATGTCCTATCTCGGCCAGAAGATTCTTTACGGAATCATCAACAACCGGGAAGACTGGTGGGCAGAGCGCGTGTTCACTCCCTGCGTTGATACGGCCGCCGTTCTCCGCGAACACAAGGTGCAGCTCGCCACGCTGGAATCGGATACTCCGCTTTCACGCCTCGATCTGGTCGGCTTTCATGTAACGCATGAACTTTGCTACACCAACATCATGTACATGCTCGACCTTGGCGGTATTCCCCTACGGACCGTCGATCGCGGCGACAACCTTGATATTCCGATCGTCATGGCTGGCGGCGGATGCACTCTTGGAGCGGAACCTCTTGCGCCGTTCATGGACCTGATGGTTCTCGGTGAGGGTGAAGACCTCATGGTGGAACTGCTGGATGTTCTGCAGCAGTGCAAGAAGGAAAAGACGACCCGCCACGAGTTTCTGCGCCGCGCCTCGCGCCTGCACGGCGTTTACGTTCCCTCGTTCTTCGAATTCAAGGGCAAGGACCAGCCCCTCGTCCCCCTGTATGAAGACCACACCGCCCCTGCCCGTCGTGTCATTCCGGACATGAACACGGCCACGTTCCCCGTATCGCAGCCGGTTCCCTTCGGTGCTGTGCACAGCCGTCTGGCACTGGAAATCGGCCGTGGCTGCACCCGTGGCTGCCGGTTCTGTCAGGCCGGCATGATCTACCGCCCGGCCCGCGAACGCTCCGTTGAGGAAATCGAGCGCATCCTGCACGAAACCCTCACGTCCACGGGCTATGACGAACTTTCGTTCCTCTCACTGTCCACGGGTGACTTCTCCGCACTCAAGACCCTGTTCACCAGAACCGTGGACCGGTGCAGCAGCGAACAGATTTCCGTCTCCCTGCCCTCTCTGCGCGTGGGGTCCATCGATGACGACATCATGGCCCGCATGGCGGGCATACGCCGCACCGGTGCAACCCTTGCGCCGGAAGCCGGAAGCCAGCGCCTGCGCGATGTCATAAACAAGGGCATAACCGAAGAACAGCTTCTGCTGCATATCCGCAAGCTCTTCCAGCACGGCTGGCAGCAGGTAAAGCTCTATTTCATGATCGGCCTGCCCACGGAAACCTACGAAGACCTTGATGCCATTGTGGAACTGTGCCGCAAGGTGCGCTGTGCGGCCGGATATGTGAAGCGCCTGAATGTTACGGCTTCCATCTCTCCCTTCGTACCCAAGGCGCACACCCCTTTCCAGTGGGAAGCCCAGATTCCGCTTGAAGAAATCAAGAACCGCATTTTCTACCTTCGCGATGCCTTCAAAAAAGAAAAGAGCATGCGCATGCGCTGGCACGAGCCCAGCTCCAGCGCGCTTGAAGGCATTTTCTCCCGCGGCGACCGTCGTCTTGCGGACGTGGTGGAAACGGCCTACCGCAAGGGTGCCGTTTTCAGCAGCTGGATGGAGCACTTCAAGCTTGAACCCTACCTTGAAGCCCTTGGCGAACATGGCCTCACCTACGAAGAGTACATTGCGGAGCGCGATGTTTCCCTTCCTCTGCCGTGGGATCACATTGTCAGCGGCGTTTCCAAGGAATACCTGCTCAAGGAACGCCAACGCGCCTACGACATGGCCATTACGGACGACTGCCGCTACGGCAGCTGCCACCTGTGCGGCACCTGCGACGTGGGCAAGCGTCCCTCCCTGCTGGACCGCATTACCCCGGAAACGACCTATCAGAATGTTCTGAACCGTACAGAGCGCGACCAGCTTACCCATGAGCCGGAAACGGACGAAAGGGGCAACGTCATCCAGCTGCAGACAGAAAGCAGCGCACCGCCCCAGCTTGCCGAAGAACTGGGCAACAAGGCCGTGCATTACCGCATATGGTACACCAAGGAAGGCCCTTCCATCTTCCTTTCGCAGCTTGAGCTGCAGGCCGTTTTCGAAAAGGTGTTCCGCCGCGCACGCCTGCCCATGACCTTTTCACAGGGCTTTCATCCCCTGCCGCTCATCTCGTTCGGCAAGGCGCTGCCCGTTGGCGTGGCAAGCACCGCGGAATGGGTAAACATTTACCTGCGTGAGCACATGCCCGCGCAGGACCTGTTCAATGCCATTGCGACTGCTTTCCCCAAAGGAATGCACCCCACCCGCATTGAACTTCTCGATTTCCGCAGAGTGCAGCCGCAGGCCATTGCGGAAGAGTTTGAACTTGAATACTGCGGCGCGCCCGAGCGCCTTGAAGAGTTCAAGGCCGCCTTTGCCACTTTCGCGGACTTCGAAATATTCGACTGGACCCGCGAAACAAAGAAGGGAGAACGCACCGTAGACATCCGCCCCATCTTCCACAGAATTGAAGCGACGGACAACGGGTACAAACTGACCTTTGACTGGTCTGATCTGTACGTTTCGCCCCTGAAGCTCATTCTCGCGGTGGTGCCGGAATTCGGCCTGCTGGACTTCAAGCTGACAAAGACAGCACAGCACATGGAATAA
- the acs gene encoding acetate--CoA ligase alpha subunit, with amino-acid sequence MTYHRNIPALFNPENVAIIGASATTGKIGNVVLANLLEAGFAGGIYPVNPKSETILGCRVVRNIRDLPDSVDLAVICIPPAEVAGAVDELGKKGVKSIVVITAGFKEIGGNGWYLEENVKKLAEKYGIALLGPNCLGLINTGARLNTTFAVGQPARGNIAFFSQSGALCVSILDWAQERSLGFSKFISIGNKAILDESDILAYLAEDPDTRVIIGYVEGVECGQRFLQVAQNVTREKPVIMIKSGKTGAGAKAASSHTGAMAGADQAYEAAFVQTGIMRVSALRDLFNLAQAFSSLSLPAGPNVGVVTNSGGPGIMAADAIELSRLIMAPLSASTVDALKGILPPFAAFYNPVDVIGDAKADRFSGAIDIVLKDEMVHSLLILVSPTARTGVSDVARAIVEVVAKHNKPVFACLMGGPAVREGREILVRAGIPCYDFPEPAIQAIEALNRYREWKVQPMPVEVCYRRNITKAREIIRKAQADGTQEIVEFQAQGLLKAYELPIPDTRLCRTSDEAIAAAKQIGFPVVLKIASPQISHKSDVGGVKVNLKSPEEVQAAFLDITSRAQRQRKDAYIMGCLVQGMVARNAKEVLIGFKRDPQFGPMIIFGLGGIYVEVLRDISCRLAPLSLSDAHDMIREIKSFPLLQGVRGEESVNFTAIEDILLIMSQLSLDFPEIHEAEFNPVLVNSTGAWVADVRVILAPAPDAGTCGLKE; translated from the coding sequence ATGACATATCACCGTAACATCCCGGCCCTGTTCAACCCCGAAAACGTTGCCATTATCGGAGCCTCTGCCACAACCGGAAAAATTGGAAACGTGGTATTAGCCAACCTGCTGGAGGCAGGTTTTGCTGGTGGGATATATCCTGTAAACCCGAAGTCGGAGACTATACTTGGTTGCAGGGTTGTCCGCAACATCCGCGACCTGCCTGATTCAGTCGATTTGGCCGTAATCTGCATTCCCCCGGCAGAAGTTGCCGGGGCTGTAGACGAACTGGGCAAGAAAGGTGTCAAATCCATTGTCGTTATCACTGCAGGATTCAAGGAAATTGGCGGCAACGGATGGTACCTTGAAGAAAATGTCAAAAAACTGGCAGAAAAATACGGCATAGCCCTGCTCGGCCCCAACTGTCTCGGCCTCATCAATACCGGAGCACGGCTCAATACTACATTTGCCGTAGGCCAGCCTGCCCGCGGCAACATCGCCTTTTTCTCGCAATCCGGCGCCCTGTGCGTTTCCATCCTTGACTGGGCGCAGGAGCGGAGCCTCGGTTTTTCAAAATTCATCAGCATCGGCAACAAGGCCATTCTCGACGAGTCCGACATCCTTGCCTATCTGGCGGAAGATCCCGACACGCGGGTCATCATCGGCTATGTGGAGGGCGTGGAATGCGGCCAGCGTTTTTTGCAGGTCGCCCAGAATGTCACGCGCGAAAAGCCCGTTATCATGATCAAGTCGGGCAAAACGGGCGCCGGTGCCAAGGCTGCTTCTTCTCATACCGGTGCCATGGCAGGTGCCGATCAGGCGTATGAAGCGGCCTTTGTCCAGACGGGAATAATGCGGGTGAGCGCCCTGCGGGACCTTTTCAATCTTGCGCAGGCATTTTCAAGCCTTTCCCTGCCTGCCGGACCCAATGTAGGCGTGGTCACCAACTCCGGCGGCCCCGGCATCATGGCTGCCGACGCCATAGAACTGTCCCGCCTGATCATGGCCCCTTTATCCGCAAGCACGGTTGATGCGCTCAAGGGCATCCTTCCTCCCTTTGCCGCCTTCTATAATCCCGTGGATGTCATTGGCGATGCCAAGGCGGACAGATTTTCCGGTGCCATAGATATCGTCCTGAAAGACGAGATGGTGCACTCGCTGCTTATTCTTGTCTCCCCCACTGCACGCACTGGTGTGTCTGATGTGGCGCGGGCCATTGTCGAGGTGGTCGCCAAACATAACAAGCCGGTATTTGCCTGCCTCATGGGCGGGCCAGCCGTCAGGGAAGGCAGAGAAATACTCGTGCGGGCGGGCATACCCTGTTATGATTTTCCTGAACCAGCCATTCAGGCCATAGAGGCCCTTAACCGCTACAGGGAATGGAAGGTACAGCCCATGCCGGTGGAGGTGTGCTACCGGCGCAACATAACCAAGGCGCGGGAAATAATTCGCAAGGCTCAGGCGGATGGCACACAGGAAATTGTGGAATTTCAGGCACAAGGTCTTCTCAAGGCTTACGAACTACCCATTCCGGACACCAGACTCTGCCGCACCAGCGACGAGGCAATTGCCGCAGCAAAACAGATAGGCTTTCCCGTGGTGCTCAAGATCGCCTCACCGCAGATTTCGCACAAAAGCGATGTGGGGGGGGTCAAGGTCAACCTCAAGTCGCCGGAAGAGGTGCAGGCAGCCTTTCTGGACATTACCTCCAGAGCGCAACGCCAACGCAAGGACGCCTACATAATGGGCTGTCTTGTGCAGGGCATGGTAGCCCGCAATGCCAAAGAGGTGCTTATCGGCTTCAAACGTGACCCGCAGTTCGGCCCCATGATCATTTTCGGACTCGGAGGCATCTATGTAGAAGTGCTCAGAGACATCTCCTGCAGGCTGGCTCCCCTTTCCCTGAGCGATGCACACGATATGATACGTGAAATCAAATCGTTCCCGCTTCTGCAGGGGGTGCGCGGCGAAGAATCCGTCAACTTCACGGCCATTGAAGACATTCTTTTGATCATGTCACAGTTATCACTTGATTTTCCGGAGATTCATGAGGCAGAATTCAATCCCGTCCTTGTCAACAGCACAGGAGCGTGGGTGGCGGATGTGCGCGTGATTCTGGCTCCGGCACCAGATGCCGGGACCTGCGGCTTGAAAGAATAG
- the rnc gene encoding ribonuclease III, with translation MLNILQDSIHYRFRQVKLLETALTHSSHANEQGGDIEHNERFEFLGDAVLELSVSERLFAMFPGAREGHLTRMRAKLVSKPSLAELAKELKLDACLLLGKGEESQGGRDRHSLLSDALEAVLGAVFLDGGYASALAVVDVLFASRWPQEPEGGKSKDYKSRLQELTQKCFRERPVYSLAGSKGPEHEKVFEVLLTLPDGQTVTADGPSVKRAEQRAAGLALKLLERSMDQ, from the coding sequence ATGCTTAACATTCTACAAGATTCTATCCACTATCGCTTCCGGCAAGTCAAGTTGCTGGAAACGGCGCTCACCCACAGCTCGCATGCTAACGAGCAGGGTGGCGATATTGAACATAACGAACGCTTTGAATTTCTTGGTGATGCGGTGCTGGAGCTGAGCGTTTCGGAGCGGCTGTTTGCCATGTTCCCGGGCGCACGGGAAGGACACCTGACCCGTATGCGGGCCAAGCTCGTGAGCAAGCCATCTCTGGCGGAGCTTGCCAAGGAATTAAAGCTTGATGCCTGTTTGCTGTTGGGCAAGGGGGAAGAGAGCCAGGGCGGAAGGGACAGGCATTCTCTGCTGAGCGATGCACTGGAAGCCGTCTTGGGGGCCGTGTTTCTGGATGGCGGATACGCCTCTGCGCTCGCAGTTGTAGACGTCCTTTTCGCCTCTCGCTGGCCGCAGGAGCCGGAAGGAGGCAAGAGCAAGGACTATAAAAGCAGATTGCAGGAACTTACACAGAAGTGCTTCAGAGAGCGCCCTGTGTATTCCCTGGCCGGCAGCAAAGGGCCGGAACATGAAAAAGTGTTCGAAGTCCTGCTTACATTACCCGACGGCCAAACTGTGACTGCAGACGGCCCGAGTGTTAAACGGGCTGAGCAGAGAGCCGCCGGACTGGCGCTTAAGCTGCTGGAACGTTCAATGGACCAATAG
- a CDS encoding flagellin N-terminal helical domain-containing protein produces MSLVINHNLMAMNASRNLNASYTRLSDSTRRLSSGLRVGTAADDAAGLAIRELMRADISTMNQGIRNANDAISMIQTADGALQIIDEKLIRMKELAEQAATGTYNSDQRLMIESEYQAMASEITRIANATDFNGIHLLNGTLSGNVHNGSGLNATGKLKVHFGTGNDSAEDYYYIQIGISTASALGIGNNTLATHGGYTISTQSAAQQALNAIDQAIISKDKIRASLGALQNRLENTISNLTIQAENLQASESRISDVDVATEMTEFVRNQILTQAAVAMLSQANSLPQMAMKLIGG; encoded by the coding sequence ATGTCTTTGGTCATAAATCACAACCTTATGGCGATGAACGCGTCTCGTAACTTGAATGCAAGTTACACCAGACTGTCAGATTCCACGCGCCGTCTGTCTTCCGGTCTGCGCGTGGGAACCGCAGCGGACGACGCAGCAGGTCTGGCCATCCGCGAACTTATGCGGGCAGATATTTCCACAATGAACCAGGGGATCCGTAACGCAAACGACGCGATCTCCATGATCCAGACGGCCGACGGCGCTCTGCAGATCATCGACGAAAAACTGATCAGAATGAAGGAACTGGCGGAACAGGCAGCCACCGGTACCTACAACTCGGACCAGCGTCTCATGATCGAATCGGAATATCAGGCAATGGCATCGGAAATTACCCGAATTGCCAACGCCACCGACTTCAACGGCATTCACCTGTTGAACGGTACACTTTCCGGCAATGTGCATAACGGCAGCGGTCTGAACGCCACGGGCAAGCTCAAGGTGCACTTCGGTACGGGCAACGACTCAGCCGAAGACTATTACTACATCCAGATCGGCATCTCCACCGCATCTGCCCTTGGCATCGGCAACAATACGCTTGCAACGCACGGCGGGTACACGATTTCCACCCAGTCCGCGGCACAGCAGGCACTGAATGCGATTGACCAGGCAATTATTTCCAAGGACAAGATCCGTGCCTCTCTCGGTGCCCTGCAAAACCGCCTTGAGAACACGATATCGAACCTTACCATTCAGGCAGAAAACCTGCAGGCTTCAGAATCCCGAATCTCCGACGTGGACGTAGCCACCGAAATGACGGAATTCGTGCGTAACCAGATTCTGACCCAGGCTGCAGTGGCCATGCTCTCGCAGGCCAACTCTCTGCCGCAGATGGCAATGAAGCTTATCGGCGGTTAG
- a CDS encoding methyl-accepting chemotaxis protein, whose translation MLSRMSLRAKMLSVAVAGPLVVAVILSLLRVQDIRQGAQESVVAKSRAIVLMAEAGRNEMSKKLEMHLIKPFAEIPPDKVVEAVPVITAINMAKVNAKEAGYEFRVPKNSPRNPANAPTELEKEVLEKLEQGNLSEYIIYGKDEIRYFRPIRLTAECLYCHGDPVGEKDVTGGIKEGWRAGEVHGAFEIISSLAEANARIREAQYNVAGIAGGALLVIILLTWLIMKASLLSPLEKIKVYVASLAGGNLDSHIQYDNKDEMGELVASLRAMLEKLRHIIMESKEIARQVSMGSNELASASESLAEGASRQASAVEEISSSVEQMTSNIEQNAHNAKRTEEMALKSAHNARESGAAVSKSVGAMRDIAEKIRFIQEIARQTNLLALNAAIEAARAGEHGAGFAVVASEVRKLAERSNHVAEEISELSVSSVDIADKAGRMLAELLPDIEATSSLVQEISAACAEQHQGAEQVNKGIQALDSVVHQNAAASEEIAGTSASLSRQSKELDSSMAYFSARQRMALPE comes from the coding sequence ATGCTATCAAGAATGAGTCTGCGCGCAAAAATGCTGAGTGTGGCCGTGGCCGGGCCGTTGGTCGTTGCTGTCATTCTGTCGCTTCTCCGGGTTCAGGATATCCGGCAGGGAGCACAGGAAAGCGTTGTGGCTAAAAGTCGGGCCATTGTTCTCATGGCAGAGGCCGGACGGAATGAAATGTCCAAAAAACTTGAGATGCACCTCATAAAACCCTTTGCCGAGATCCCGCCGGACAAGGTGGTAGAGGCCGTACCGGTGATTACCGCCATAAACATGGCCAAGGTTAATGCAAAAGAGGCCGGCTACGAATTCCGCGTTCCCAAGAACAGCCCCCGTAATCCGGCCAATGCCCCCACGGAACTTGAAAAAGAAGTGCTGGAAAAGCTGGAACAGGGCAATCTGTCCGAGTACATCATTTATGGAAAGGATGAGATCCGGTATTTCCGCCCCATCCGTTTGACGGCAGAATGCCTATACTGCCACGGCGACCCCGTAGGGGAGAAGGATGTAACCGGAGGCATCAAGGAAGGGTGGCGCGCCGGGGAAGTGCATGGAGCTTTCGAGATCATCAGCTCTCTCGCAGAGGCAAATGCCAGAATTCGGGAGGCCCAATACAATGTGGCAGGCATTGCCGGGGGCGCATTGCTGGTAATAATTCTGCTTACATGGCTGATAATGAAGGCCAGCCTGCTTTCGCCGCTTGAAAAGATAAAGGTGTATGTTGCCTCGCTTGCCGGGGGGAATCTGGATTCCCATATACAGTATGATAATAAGGATGAGATGGGCGAACTGGTTGCCAGTTTGCGCGCCATGCTTGAAAAATTGCGCCATATCATCATGGAATCAAAGGAAATAGCGAGACAGGTTTCGATGGGGAGCAACGAGTTGGCCAGCGCGTCTGAATCGCTTGCAGAAGGTGCAAGCCGTCAGGCTTCTGCCGTGGAGGAGATATCATCCTCTGTTGAGCAGATGACCTCGAATATTGAACAGAACGCGCATAATGCCAAACGCACAGAGGAAATGGCTCTCAAGTCTGCTCACAATGCACGGGAAAGCGGGGCGGCCGTGAGCAAATCCGTTGGGGCCATGCGGGATATAGCGGAAAAGATACGCTTCATACAGGAAATCGCCAGACAGACGAACCTGCTGGCGTTAAACGCTGCCATAGAGGCGGCCCGTGCGGGTGAACACGGTGCAGGGTTTGCCGTGGTTGCCAGCGAGGTGCGAAAACTGGCGGAGCGCAGCAACCATGTGGCTGAAGAGATAAGCGAGCTTTCTGTCAGCAGTGTGGACATTGCCGACAAAGCAGGAAGAATGCTTGCCGAACTGCTGCCGGATATTGAAGCAACATCCAGCCTTGTTCAGGAAATTTCTGCCGCCTGTGCGGAGCAGCATCAGGGAGCTGAGCAGGTGAACAAGGGCATTCAGGCTCTGGACAGCGTGGTGCATCAGAATGCTGCGGCATCCGAAGAGATTGCCGGAACTTCCGCATCCCTTTCCCGTCAGTCGAAAGAACTGGATTCTTCCATGGCCTATTTCTCCGCACGACAGCGAATGGCGTTGCCGGAGTAA
- a CDS encoding MFS transporter: protein MSTADQTTSTPPFSRALPWILFITFMFFLNQTSRMLLAPMLVPLQDEFNLSYTDAGALLLFTSAGNAFSVFCSGFLSSRLRHRYVIPLSIGCYGLALTFLSFASSLDELRIGFTLCGMSGGMYFPSGLAALGSIADRKDWGKTISVHELAPNLAFIVAPTFAEIALQFTDWRGALQAMGGIAVTGALLFLFKGRGGNFHGEPPGKSTVPSLLKRRETWLFVLIIGVAVAMEWAPYSIMPLFLVNAEGMDRTSANALMAVTRIPTPFMALAGGWLTDRMGEERILFISFAGSVVAVMLVPAVHGQWLTMTLFMQAALPPLMFPAIFKMFANAFLPAERSLVLSMTMPLVAFLAAGGAPAMIGFCGDLGSFGAGFIILGLAGVVCLPAIRNFGRMTSQLDR, encoded by the coding sequence ATGAGCACGGCAGATCAAACCACCTCCACACCACCATTTTCCAGGGCGTTGCCGTGGATTCTGTTCATAACTTTCATGTTCTTTTTGAACCAGACCTCGCGCATGCTGCTTGCCCCCATGCTCGTCCCCCTGCAGGATGAATTCAATCTTTCCTACACCGACGCTGGCGCGCTTTTGCTCTTCACCTCGGCAGGCAATGCCTTCAGCGTGTTCTGCAGCGGCTTTCTTTCCAGCAGACTGCGCCACAGGTATGTTATCCCCCTTTCCATAGGCTGCTACGGCCTTGCGCTCACCTTTCTCTCTTTTGCCAGCTCCCTTGACGAGCTGCGCATCGGCTTTACCCTGTGCGGCATGTCCGGCGGCATGTATTTTCCTTCCGGCCTTGCGGCACTCGGTTCCATTGCCGACCGCAAGGACTGGGGCAAAACCATATCTGTTCACGAACTTGCCCCCAACCTTGCCTTCATCGTTGCGCCTACATTTGCCGAAATAGCCCTGCAATTCACGGATTGGCGCGGTGCGCTGCAGGCCATGGGCGGCATTGCCGTTACCGGCGCACTGCTCTTTCTGTTCAAGGGAAGAGGCGGTAACTTCCACGGTGAACCACCCGGAAAAAGCACAGTTCCCTCTCTGCTTAAACGCAGGGAGACATGGCTGTTTGTCCTTATCATCGGCGTTGCTGTGGCAATGGAATGGGCCCCGTACAGCATCATGCCCCTGTTTCTGGTGAATGCGGAAGGCATGGACAGAACCTCGGCCAATGCACTTATGGCAGTCACCCGCATTCCCACGCCCTTCATGGCTCTTGCCGGTGGCTGGCTTACGGACAGAATGGGTGAAGAACGCATTCTATTTATCTCCTTCGCCGGCAGCGTTGTTGCCGTCATGCTTGTGCCGGCAGTGCACGGGCAGTGGCTGACCATGACGCTTTTCATGCAGGCGGCGCTTCCACCGCTCATGTTTCCGGCCATTTTCAAGATGTTTGCCAACGCCTTTCTGCCGGCGGAACGATCACTGGTCCTTTCCATGACCATGCCGCTGGTTGCTTTTCTCGCTGCGGGCGGTGCACCGGCCATGATCGGATTCTGCGGTGACCTGGGCAGTTTCGGGGCCGGATTCATCATTCTCGGGCTTGCGGGCGTGGTCTGCCTTCCTGCCATTCGAAATTTCGGCAGAATGACCTCGCAGCTTGACAGGTAG